A window of Fusarium musae strain F31 chromosome 1, whole genome shotgun sequence genomic DNA:
GTTCACTTCGGAGCTGCTTTTCGCCAGTCGGCACAAGGGTCTTCTCTTCAAGGCCCGCGTCAAACGCGGGATCGCCGGCGCGGAACTTTTCGCGAATGCCTTCTATACCTGTCGGGCCTATTGGTAACGGTGACTCGGAAGCTCGGATGGCGTCTTCTGGCCAAAGAATCCTGTTTGCTTCCTCAACTGTGAGAGGAGGTTCGTCGATTGTGGTTATAGGTGGTGGTGCCGTGGTCGGAAGCGGTGGTGGGTCAAATACGGCCTGCCGAGGGGTCGTCGGAGATCCGATGCCAGTGGATCTTGACGTGGGTGTCCCGGTCCGGGCCCGTGGTGTCCGTGCGGGGCTATCCGTGATCCGCGCAGGGTCTGACGATCCCTGGTAATCACGGCCCCTGATGGTTGTGCTTGTAGTAGCAGCTGATCGAGTCACTGAAGTTGAATAAAGGCTATCACTGTCCGAGTCGGAGTCTGTGTAGTCTCCTTCTGTTTCAACAACGCTGTGAAGAGTGATGCCGTCTGCAGTATCCGCTGGCGTGCGCTTCAACACTTCCGATTCATCTCTAAGAACCTTCTCTTCGTTGGTGGTAGGACCGATTGGTATGTGGCTGCGAGTCGCTGTTCGTTTGCGATCCATGCGGAGAATGTTTCTCATTAGATACAGTTCATGCTTCTTGTAGGTCTCATAGTATGCGCGGTTGATCATGGCTGCTGTGTGAAGATCGTCGATTTCGTCTAGTTGACATAAGATACGAAGGCGAACAATCTCGGGGAACTCGGTAGCAACGCTGTAGTTCGGGTCGGGTGCAGCCATTCGATCAAGGCCTTTGTTGAGCTGGGTTTGAGGTTCTCGTTCTCTGTGCTTCGAGAGTCCCCAACCGTGGCTCTTCCCACTGATGTCAAATAGTGTCAGGCCAAGCAcgctattataaatatcaCTGATAGCAGAGCGAAACATGGGCCCAGGATCACACACCCCTCGATGGACTGGTGTTGGCGGCGTAGGAATCCTTCTCAAGGCATCCACGATCTGCGCCAAACTCTTCGACTGTGGCTGTGTCCTCGGTAAATGAGACAAAACATCTGGCGCCATGATATGAGGCAGGAGGTTCATCTCATTGTAAAGTAGCATCAGCCATCCGAGGTTCGTGGCGTCACACCAATGGCTGCCCTTGGGACATCTTGGTGTACTCGTCAGCATCGTCGGTGGTAAACTGTCCGAGGAAAAGCTGGCTCTTGTATCTAATGGAAGCTCTTCTGAGCCTTCCAACGTATTGTGTGTTGGTTCCCGCATGTATTCTCGGATAGTACTGACGCAACATTCGTGAATTTGTGCCATCTTCGCGCAACGAACTGCCCATATTTTATCCCTGATTTTCTGTGGCCAGGGTTTAGCTAATAGCTCTTTCTCATCCACAAGGTTCAGAATCGTAGTCTTCGACATGCGGGAAAATAGTCGACGGAGTCCAAATGCGTAGCTGATGACCAAGAGCCCATCAGGCATGTCATCAGCACCCTTGTGCATCCATTGTGGCAGCCATCGATGTTCAACGATGAGTTCCAGAGGTGAAGTACTCTTGTATCGCATGCAACACTCGGCGATAGCAACGAACTGCTCGAACTCGATTTCTCGTGGAACCATTTCGTTATGCATGTGTGCTGCGTGTAATAGAATCTCCAGAGAACCCAGGTGGTTCAACTCAACCTGCGGCATGCGGTAAAGCTTGGCTTCGGAGCCATCCTTACAGAAATATTTTGTTGGGGGTAACGGGAGCAGTGTCGATatatcgtcatcgtcgtaaAGGTGAAGACTGCTGGAGTGCCCTGCAAACATGCGCGCAAAGATAGGTGACGTCTCAGCGAGCATGTAAGACGAGACACGAAAACGTAGTGCTGGATCGTTGTGGTTACATCCAGGCGCATTGTTGGCGAACTCTAGTATAGCATCGCCGCGCTGCGAGATTGCAAACTCTTTGATGGTCCGGTCAGGTGAGATGCCAGACTCTCCTGTTTGCAAAAGCTGTCGAATCTCGTTCAACTCCTGCTTGATTCTCTCGTAATCGTAAAAGCGCATTTCATATTTTGGAAACTACAATTTGTCAGCTGTTGTCTCTTGCATATCTAACCAGGACCACACACGAATTGGGGATCTGCCGACATGACCCGGGTTACACTGGCATTGCGCATTCGCTGCACAGCCTCCTTTCGAAAACGCTTATTCGTGAACAGGGCTTCCACTTGTTCCGGCGTTGCATCGCGCTCGTTGTTCTTGTAGGTCTCAATTAGGCTCGTCCGGCAGGCATCGGCAAGGGACTCGAGGTAGTTCTTCCAGTCGCGCACAGAGGTCAGCCAGGCATCAGTGTGGTGTATACTCTTTCCAACACTTCCAGAGACAACCTCGGCTAGACTTCTCCCACTGAAGGAACTCCTTGTATCGTAGATCTGGCTAGGACTTTGCGGAGATTCTACGGTTGAGTCACGGCGGGGCAGGTCGCCGCCATTACGAGAACCGCGACCGAGTTCTTCTGTGAGAATATGTCGACATAGCGTAGCACATTGCTCCTTGTATTTGGTGAAATCTTTGTAGGCTGAGTCGACATGGTTGGGCGTAGTAGGAAAGTTGCGAGGCATCCGTTGAAGAATGGTCTGGAGTTGTCGGATTTGGGTTTCTTGGCTTTCTAAAGAATTCGTGGTGTGGCTATCTGGAGATCTGAGATGAAGGTCGAGGTCGGAGGTACTAGTTTCGGGGGCATGTTGACTGATTATCTTCTATACCACTTGGTCAGTATGAGTCCTCTGATCATGAACTTGACCAGCATACCCCTCGTCTCGGGATCTTGTCGATCAATGACTTGGTCCATTGTCGGCCGCCCCTGGGTGGAGGGCCATCGCTAGATGTTCTTGAGACCATGTCGACCCTCATGGAAAAATTAGATTGTTTGTCGCCGGTTGGGACGGAGTTTCGGAGGGAGCGCATCAGGCCGCGATGAGGAGCGCAGCGTCAATGCCAACGCCTGACCACAGCATTGTAGTCACAGCGTGGCAAAGAGGTGCCTCGCCGGAGGGTAACGTATGTGAGGTTTGTAACGTATTCGAGATGCGGATCAGGTCTCTAGCTGTTTCGTGTATGTAGAGTCGAAGGCGTTACTGGGTCGTCCGTACGGCCGGGGTTGTCGGATCTTTGGTGCGACGTTGGTGGAGGGTTCCAGACGGCTGGAACTGGTATTGCCACGTTCGAACCAAACTCGTCTGGGAAGATCAGGCGCGCGAAGGCGTTCTAACGAGTCAAGTGAGGATTGTAGCTGTCGAC
This region includes:
- a CDS encoding hypothetical protein (EggNog:ENOG41), giving the protein MDQVIDRQDPETRESQETQIRQLQTILQRMPRNFPTTPNHVDSAYKDFTKYKEQCATLCRHILTEELGRGSRNGGDLPRRDSTVESPQSPSQIYDTRSSFSGRSLAEVVSGSVGKSIHHTDAWLTSVRDWKNYLESLADACRTSLIETYKNNERDATPEQVEALFTNKRFRKEAVQRMRNASVTRVMSADPQFFPKYEMRFYDYERIKQELNEIRQLLQTGESGISPDRTIKEFAISQRGDAILEFANNAPGCNHNDPALRFRVSSYMLAETSPIFARMFAGHSSSLHLYDDDDISTLLPLPPTKYFCKDGSEAKLYRMPQVELNHLGSLEILLHAAHMHNEMVPREIEFEQFVAIAECCMRYKSTSPLELIVEHRWLPQWMHKGADDMPDGLLVISYAFGLRRLFSRMSKTTILNLVDEKELLAKPWPQKIRDKIWAVRCAKMAQIHECCVSTIREYMREPTHNTLEGSEELPLDTRASFSSDSLPPTMLTSTPRCPKGSHWCDATNLGWLMLLYNEMNLLPHIMAPDVLSHLPRTQPQSKSLAQIVDALRRIPTPPTPVHRGVCDPGPMFRSAISDIYNSVLGLTLFDISGKSHGWGLSKHREREPQTQLNKGLDRMAAPDPNYSVATEFPEIVRLRILCQLDEIDDLHTAAMINRAYYETYKKHELYLMRNILRMDRKRTATRSHIPIGPTTNEEKVLRDESEVLKRTPADTADGITLHSVVETEGDYTDSDSDSDSLYSTSVTRSAATTSTTIRGRDYQGSSDPARITDSPARTPRARTGTPTSRSTGIGSPTTPRQAVFDPPPLPTTAPPPITTIDEPPLTVEEANRILWPEDAIRASESPLPIGPTGIEGIREKFRAGDPAFDAGLEEKTLVPTGEKQLRSEHDRQVGLLKGGDPSSK